The proteins below are encoded in one region of Citrobacter enshiensis:
- the pgk gene encoding phosphoglycerate kinase, whose protein sequence is MSVIKMTDLDLAGKRVFIRADLNVPVKEGKVTSDARIRASLPTIELALKQGAKVMVTSHLGRPTEGEYNEEFSLLPVVNYLKDKLSNPVRLVKDYLDGVEVAAGELVVLENVRFNKGEKKDDEALSKKYAALCDVFVMDAFGTAHRAQASTHGIGKFADVACAGPLLADELEALGKALKEPARPMVAIVGGSKVSTKLTVLDSLSKIADQLIVGGGIANTFVAAQGHNVGKSLYEADLVDEAKRLLTICDIPVPADVRVATEFSETAAATLKSVSDVKEDEQILDIGDASAQQLAEILKNAKTILWNGPVGVFEFPNFRKGTEIVANAIADSEAFSIAGGGDTLAAIDLFGIADKISYISTGGGAFLEFVEGKVLPAVAMLEERAKK, encoded by the coding sequence ATGTCTGTAATTAAGATGACCGATCTGGATCTTGCTGGTAAACGTGTTTTTATCCGTGCGGATCTGAACGTACCAGTTAAAGAAGGGAAAGTAACCAGCGACGCGCGTATCCGTGCTTCCCTGCCAACCATCGAACTGGCCCTGAAGCAGGGTGCAAAAGTGATGGTAACTTCCCACCTGGGTCGTCCTACCGAAGGCGAGTACAACGAAGAATTCTCTCTGCTGCCGGTTGTTAACTACCTGAAAGACAAACTGTCTAACCCGGTTCGTCTGGTAAAAGATTACCTGGACGGCGTTGAAGTTGCAGCCGGTGAACTGGTGGTTCTGGAAAACGTTCGCTTTAACAAAGGCGAGAAGAAAGACGACGAAGCACTGTCCAAAAAATACGCTGCATTGTGCGACGTATTCGTCATGGATGCCTTCGGTACGGCTCACCGTGCACAGGCTTCTACTCACGGTATCGGTAAATTCGCAGACGTTGCTTGCGCAGGCCCGCTGTTGGCTGACGAACTGGAAGCACTGGGCAAAGCACTGAAAGAACCGGCTCGCCCGATGGTGGCTATCGTTGGTGGTTCTAAAGTTTCTACCAAACTGACCGTTCTGGATTCTCTGTCTAAAATCGCTGACCAGCTGATCGTGGGCGGTGGTATCGCCAACACCTTCGTTGCTGCTCAAGGCCACAACGTCGGCAAATCCCTGTACGAAGCTGACCTGGTTGATGAAGCAAAACGTCTGCTGACTATTTGTGACATCCCGGTTCCGGCTGACGTTCGCGTAGCGACTGAATTCTCTGAAACTGCAGCGGCTACCCTGAAATCTGTTTCTGACGTTAAAGAAGACGAGCAGATCCTGGATATCGGTGATGCTTCTGCACAGCAACTGGCTGAAATCCTGAAGAATGCAAAAACCATTCTGTGGAACGGTCCGGTAGGCGTGTTTGAATTCCCGAACTTCCGTAAAGGTACTGAAATCGTTGCTAACGCCATTGCAGACAGCGAAGCATTCTCCATCGCTGGCGGCGGCGACACTCTGGCAGCTATCGACCTGTTCGGTATCGCTGACAAGATCTCCTACATTTCCACTGGCGGCGGCGCATTCCTCGAATTCGTGGAAGGCAAAGTACTGCCGGCAGTAGCAATGCTCGAAGAGCGCGCTAAGAAGTAA
- a CDS encoding PPC domain-containing DNA-binding protein, with protein sequence MTTSHLPSSEARFYALRLLPGQEVFTQLHAFVNQHQLQAAWIAGCTGSLTDIALRYAGQEETTLLSGTYEVISLSGTLELTGEHLHLSVSDPKGAMLGGHMMPGCTVRTTLELVIGELTAVAFNRQPCAISTYDELVISPR encoded by the coding sequence ATGACTACATCTCATCTTCCCTCGTCTGAAGCACGGTTTTATGCGCTTCGTTTGCTTCCCGGTCAGGAAGTCTTCACACAGTTACATGCGTTTGTAAACCAACACCAGCTGCAAGCCGCCTGGATTGCAGGTTGTACCGGCAGTCTGACCGACATCGCCCTGCGATACGCCGGACAGGAAGAAACCACACTGCTTAGCGGAACGTATGAAGTGATCTCTCTGAGCGGCACGCTCGAACTCACTGGCGAACATCTGCATCTCTCAGTCTCAGATCCAAAGGGTGCCATGCTGGGCGGCCATATGATGCCTGGCTGCACCGTTCGCACCACGCTTGAACTGGTGATCGGCGAGCTGACCGCAGTGGCGTTTAACCGCCAGCCTTGTGCGATTTCCACCTATGACGAACTGGTTATTTCCCCCCGTTAA
- a CDS encoding ECF transporter S component — protein sequence MARRQFSSQSLVLIVISIAINMIGGQLISMLKLPIFLDSIGTLISAVLLGPVIGMLTGLLTNLLWGLLTDPIAAAFAPVAMIIGLVAGWLARAGWFRTLPKVVASGVVITLAVTLVAVPLRTALFGGVTGSGADLFIAWMHSVGQNLVESVAITVLGANLVDKILTAVIVWMLLRQLPLRTTRHFPTMSAVR from the coding sequence ATGGCGCGTCGTCAATTTTCCAGCCAGTCGCTGGTACTGATTGTGATTTCTATAGCCATCAATATGATCGGCGGACAGCTCATCAGCATGCTGAAACTGCCCATTTTTCTGGATTCTATCGGCACCCTGATAAGCGCAGTGCTGTTAGGTCCCGTCATTGGTATGTTGACCGGATTACTGACTAATCTACTCTGGGGATTGTTGACCGATCCTATTGCAGCGGCATTCGCGCCCGTCGCCATGATCATTGGCCTGGTCGCTGGATGGCTGGCACGGGCGGGCTGGTTTCGCACATTACCGAAAGTCGTGGCCAGCGGCGTGGTGATTACACTGGCGGTCACGCTGGTTGCCGTACCCTTGCGTACCGCGCTCTTTGGCGGGGTGACCGGCAGCGGCGCCGATCTGTTTATCGCCTGGATGCACTCTGTCGGCCAGAATCTGGTGGAATCTGTCGCCATTACCGTGCTGGGTGCCAATCTGGTCGATAAGATCCTGACGGCGGTTATCGTCTGGATGCTACTGCGACAGCTGCCGCTTCGCACTACACGCCATTTCCCCACAATGTCTGCCGTGCGCTAA
- a CDS encoding small-conductance mechanosensitive channel MscS, whose amino-acid sequence MEDLNVVDSINGAGTWLIRNQALLLSYAVNIVAAIAIIIVGMIVARIVSNTVNRLMVARQIDTTVADFLSALVRYGIIAFTLIAALGRVGVQTASVIAVLGAAGLAVGLALQGSLSNLAAGVLLVMFRPFRAGEYVDLGGVAGTVLNVQIFSTTMRTLDGKIVVIPNGKIIAGNIINFSREPVRRNEFIISVTYDSDIDQVKKILTDIIQSEDRILKDREMTVRLNELGASSINFVVRAWSNSGDLQEVYWDVLERIKREFDAQGIRFPSPKMDVNFKRVKESAAE is encoded by the coding sequence ATGGAAGATCTCAATGTTGTCGACAGCATTAACGGTGCAGGCACCTGGCTGATTCGCAACCAGGCATTACTGCTGAGTTATGCCGTTAACATCGTTGCTGCAATCGCTATCATCATCGTCGGGATGATCGTGGCGCGTATCGTGTCGAATACCGTGAACCGTCTGATGGTTGCGCGTCAAATTGATACGACGGTCGCGGACTTTCTCTCTGCGCTGGTTCGTTACGGTATCATCGCCTTTACGCTGATTGCGGCACTGGGTCGCGTTGGGGTTCAGACCGCCTCCGTCATTGCTGTACTGGGTGCCGCAGGTTTAGCCGTTGGTCTGGCGCTGCAGGGGTCTTTGTCAAACCTCGCGGCAGGGGTATTGCTGGTGATGTTCCGTCCGTTCCGTGCCGGTGAGTACGTTGACCTGGGCGGCGTCGCGGGAACGGTACTTAACGTGCAAATTTTCTCCACCACCATGCGTACCCTGGACGGTAAAATCGTGGTGATCCCGAACGGTAAAATCATCGCCGGAAATATTATTAACTTTTCCCGTGAGCCGGTTCGCCGTAACGAATTTATTATCAGTGTGACATACGATTCCGATATTGATCAGGTGAAAAAGATCCTGACCGATATCATTCAGTCTGAAGATCGCATTCTGAAAGACCGTGAAATGACGGTACGTCTGAATGAGCTGGGCGCGTCATCGATTAATTTCGTGGTGCGTGCCTGGAGCAACAGCGGCGATCTGCAAGAAGTGTATTGGGATGTGCTGGAACGCATTAAGCGTGAGTTTGATGCGCAGGGCATTCGCTTCCCGTCGCCGAAAATGGACGTCAACTTCAAGCGCGTGAAAGAGAGCGCGGCAGAGTAA
- the argO gene encoding arginine exporter ArgO: MLSYYFQGLALGAAMILPLGPQNAFVMNQGIRRQYHLMIALLCAVSDLLLICAGIFGGSALLMQSPWLMALVTWGGVAFLLWYGFGALKTAMSSNLELASAEVMKQGRWKIIATMLAVTWLNPHVYLDTFVVLGSLGGQLDVEPRRWFALGTVSASFLWFFGLALLAAWLAPRLRTAKAQRTINILVGLVMWFIAFQLAKEGVAHVHALFI, translated from the coding sequence GTGTTGTCTTATTATTTTCAAGGGCTTGCGCTCGGCGCGGCCATGATTTTACCGCTCGGCCCACAGAATGCGTTTGTCATGAATCAGGGGATTCGTCGGCAGTATCACCTGATGATTGCCTTACTTTGCGCTGTCAGCGACTTACTGCTGATTTGTGCGGGGATCTTTGGCGGCAGCGCATTGTTAATGCAGTCGCCGTGGCTGATGGCGCTGGTTACCTGGGGCGGCGTGGCCTTTCTCCTGTGGTATGGCTTCGGCGCGTTAAAAACGGCAATGAGCAGTAACCTGGAACTCGCCAGCGCGGAAGTGATGAAACAGGGGCGCTGGAAAATCATCGCCACCATGCTGGCGGTAACATGGCTGAATCCGCATGTTTATCTGGATACCTTTGTGGTGCTGGGGAGTCTGGGTGGACAGCTGGATGTCGAACCCCGACGCTGGTTCGCTCTCGGTACGGTAAGTGCGTCATTTCTTTGGTTCTTTGGCCTGGCGCTGCTGGCCGCCTGGCTGGCGCCGAGGCTGCGTACCGCTAAAGCCCAACGCACGATTAATATTCTGGTGGGTCTGGTGATGTGGTTTATCGCTTTTCAACTGGCAAAAGAAGGTGTTGCGCACGTTCATGCTCTCTTTATTTAG
- a CDS encoding ABC transporter ATP-binding protein, which produces MLTLTEVNYRWPGASDDCLRAISLEIKTGEWLALTGDNGAGKSTLLRVMAGLLSPSSGSILLQGRPIAQLKNRERANVFGVLFQEAENQLFHSKVSEEVAFGLRLQKRSPDEVAQRTAAALQLCQLDDVADAHPLDLHTAQRRMVAVASLEAMAPAILMLDEPSRDFDAHWLTVFENWLAVCRQRDTSVIAISHDAAFTQRHFPRVVRLEQGHLLTPSPLSLP; this is translated from the coding sequence ATGCTAACGCTAACTGAGGTCAATTATCGCTGGCCGGGAGCCTCGGACGATTGTCTTCGGGCAATCTCACTGGAGATCAAAACAGGCGAATGGCTGGCGCTGACCGGTGATAATGGCGCGGGTAAATCCACGCTGCTGCGAGTGATGGCCGGGTTGCTCTCCCCGTCATCCGGTTCCATCCTCCTTCAGGGAAGACCGATTGCGCAACTGAAAAACCGTGAACGGGCAAACGTGTTCGGCGTCCTGTTTCAGGAAGCCGAAAACCAACTGTTTCACAGCAAAGTGTCAGAAGAAGTCGCCTTTGGATTGCGGTTACAAAAACGATCGCCGGATGAAGTTGCGCAACGCACCGCCGCCGCATTGCAATTGTGTCAGTTAGACGATGTTGCCGACGCGCATCCGCTGGATCTGCATACGGCGCAGCGCCGAATGGTCGCCGTTGCAAGCCTTGAAGCAATGGCGCCCGCCATTCTGATGCTTGATGAACCCAGCCGGGACTTTGACGCACACTGGCTGACCGTCTTCGAGAACTGGCTCGCGGTTTGCCGCCAGCGGGATACCAGCGTGATAGCAATTAGCCATGATGCTGCGTTTACACAGCGTCACTTTCCCCGGGTGGTTCGCCTTGAACAAGGTCATTTGTTAACCCCATCCCCGTTATCTTTACCCTGA
- the epd gene encoding erythrose-4-phosphate dehydrogenase, translating into MTVRVAINGFGRIGRNVVRALYESGRRAEITVVAINELADAAGMAHLLKYDTSHGRFAWDVRQERDQLIVGDDAIRILHERTLDALPWRELGVDVVLDCTGVYGNREHGEAHIAAGAKKVLFSHPGSNDLDATVVFGVNQEQLRAEHHIVSNASCTTNCIIPVIKLLDDAYGIESGTVTTIHSAMHDQQVIDAYHSDLRRTRAASQSIIPVDTKLAVGITRIFPQFNDRFEAIAVRVPTINVTAIDLSVTVKKPVKANEVNQLLQKAAQGAFHGIVDYTELPLVSVDFNHDPHSAIVDGTQTRVSGAHLIKTLVWCDNEWGFANRMLDTTLAMAAIGFR; encoded by the coding sequence ATGACCGTACGCGTAGCGATTAATGGCTTTGGTCGTATCGGACGTAATGTGGTTCGTGCTTTGTATGAATCCGGACGTCGGGCGGAAATCACCGTGGTGGCAATCAACGAACTGGCGGATGCTGCAGGCATGGCGCATTTGTTGAAATATGACACCAGCCATGGGCGTTTTGCCTGGGATGTTCGCCAGGAGCGCGATCAGCTCATCGTTGGCGATGATGCTATTCGCATTTTGCACGAACGGACTCTCGACGCGCTTCCCTGGCGTGAACTGGGTGTTGACGTCGTGTTGGATTGCACCGGTGTCTACGGCAACCGCGAGCACGGCGAGGCACATATCGCCGCTGGCGCAAAGAAAGTGCTCTTTTCACATCCTGGCAGCAACGATCTCGACGCCACCGTGGTATTTGGCGTGAATCAGGAACAGTTGCGGGCAGAACACCACATTGTCTCGAATGCCTCCTGCACCACCAATTGCATTATTCCGGTCATCAAGTTGTTGGATGATGCTTATGGCATTGAGTCCGGAACCGTCACCACGATCCACTCGGCTATGCACGATCAACAGGTGATTGATGCGTATCATTCTGACCTGCGGCGTACGCGAGCTGCGAGCCAGTCGATTATTCCGGTTGATACCAAACTGGCCGTCGGTATTACGCGAATTTTTCCGCAATTCAACGATCGATTCGAAGCGATTGCCGTCCGCGTGCCGACCATAAATGTGACGGCGATCGACTTAAGCGTGACGGTGAAAAAACCAGTAAAAGCCAATGAAGTCAATCAGTTGCTGCAAAAAGCAGCACAAGGTGCATTTCATGGTATAGTTGACTATACGGAATTACCGTTGGTCTCTGTAGATTTTAACCACGACCCGCACAGCGCCATTGTTGATGGCACTCAAACGCGTGTGAGTGGTGCTCACCTGATCAAAACACTGGTCTGGTGCGATAATGAATGGGGCTTTGCTAACCGCATGCTCGACACAACGTTAGCTATGGCTGCTATTGGTTTCAGGTAA
- the fbaA gene encoding class II fructose-bisphosphate aldolase, producing the protein MSKIFDFVKPGVITGDDVQKVFQVAKENNFALPAVNCVGTDSINAVLETAAKVKAPVIVQFSNGGASFIAGKGVKSDVPQGAAILGAISGAHHVHQMAEHYGVPVILHTDHCAKKLLPWIDGLLDAGEKHFAATGKPLFSSHMIDLSEESLEENIEICSKYLARMSKMGMTLEIELGCTGGEEDGVDNSHMDASALYTQPEDVDYAYTELSKISPRFTIAASFGNVHGVYKPGNVVLTPTILRDSQDYVSKKHNLPHNSLNFVFHGGSGSTAQEIKDSVSYGVVKMNIDTDTQWATWEGVLNYYKANEAYLQGQLGNPKGEDQPNKKYYDPRVWLRAGQATMITRLEQAFTELNAVDVL; encoded by the coding sequence ATGTCTAAAATTTTTGATTTCGTAAAACCAGGCGTAATCACTGGTGATGACGTACAGAAAGTGTTCCAGGTAGCAAAAGAAAACAACTTCGCTCTGCCAGCAGTTAACTGCGTCGGTACCGACTCCATTAACGCCGTTCTGGAAACCGCTGCAAAAGTTAAAGCGCCGGTTATCGTTCAGTTCTCTAACGGTGGTGCTTCTTTCATCGCGGGTAAAGGCGTGAAGTCTGATGTTCCTCAGGGCGCAGCAATCCTGGGTGCTATCTCTGGTGCGCATCACGTTCATCAGATGGCTGAACACTACGGTGTTCCGGTTATCCTGCACACTGACCACTGCGCGAAGAAACTGCTGCCGTGGATCGACGGTCTGCTGGACGCGGGTGAAAAACACTTTGCTGCTACCGGCAAGCCGCTGTTCTCTTCTCACATGATCGACCTGTCTGAAGAGTCTCTGGAAGAGAACATCGAAATCTGCTCCAAATATCTGGCGCGCATGTCCAAAATGGGCATGACCCTGGAAATCGAACTGGGTTGCACCGGTGGTGAAGAAGATGGCGTAGACAACAGCCACATGGACGCTTCTGCACTGTACACCCAGCCGGAAGACGTTGATTACGCGTACACCGAGCTGAGCAAAATCAGCCCACGCTTCACCATCGCCGCTTCCTTCGGTAACGTACACGGCGTCTACAAGCCAGGTAACGTGGTTCTGACTCCGACCATCCTGCGCGACTCTCAGGACTATGTTTCTAAGAAACATAACCTGCCGCACAACAGCCTGAACTTCGTTTTCCACGGCGGTTCCGGTTCTACTGCTCAGGAAATCAAAGACTCCGTAAGCTACGGCGTAGTGAAAATGAACATCGATACCGACACCCAATGGGCGACCTGGGAAGGTGTTCTGAACTACTACAAAGCGAACGAAGCTTACCTGCAGGGCCAACTGGGCAACCCGAAAGGCGAAGATCAGCCGAACAAGAAATACTACGATCCGCGCGTATGGCTGCGTGCTGGTCAGGCAACCATGATCACCCGTCTGGAGCAGGCTTTTACTGAACTGAACGCGGTTGACGTTCTGTAA
- a CDS encoding oxidative stress defense protein codes for MKFKMMALAALVGFSAISVQANELPAGPHIVTSGTASVDATPDIATLAIEVNVAAKDAATAKKQADERVAQYLSFLEQNQIAKKDISSANLRTQPDYDYQNGKSVLKGYRAVRTVEVTLRQLDKLNALLDGALKAGLNEIRSVSLGVAQPEEYKDKARKAAIDDAIHQAQQLAAGFNSKLGPVYSVRYHVSNYQPSPVVRMMKADAAPAVSAEESYEQPTIQFGDQVDVVFQLEPAAGQQQATPPKAQ; via the coding sequence GTGAAGTTCAAAATGATGGCCCTGGCGGCATTAGTCGGATTCAGTGCAATCTCGGTACAGGCAAATGAATTACCTGCCGGACCGCACATTGTGACTTCCGGTACAGCAAGTGTGGATGCGACTCCAGATATCGCGACGCTGGCGATTGAAGTCAATGTTGCGGCGAAAGATGCGGCAACCGCCAAGAAGCAGGCGGACGAGCGCGTGGCGCAGTATCTTTCCTTCCTTGAGCAAAATCAGATAGCGAAGAAAGATATCAGTTCAGCCAACCTGCGCACGCAGCCGGACTACGATTATCAGAATGGTAAAAGTGTCCTGAAAGGCTACCGTGCGGTGCGTACCGTTGAAGTGACTCTGCGTCAGCTGGATAAACTTAACGCCCTGTTGGATGGCGCACTGAAGGCCGGTTTGAACGAGATCCGTTCAGTCTCGCTGGGTGTTGCGCAGCCGGAAGAATATAAAGACAAGGCGCGTAAAGCGGCGATTGACGATGCAATCCATCAGGCTCAGCAACTGGCGGCGGGTTTTAACAGCAAGCTGGGACCGGTCTACAGTGTGCGCTACCACGTCTCCAATTATCAGCCCAGCCCGGTGGTACGGATGATGAAAGCGGATGCGGCGCCTGCCGTGTCGGCTGAGGAAAGCTATGAGCAGCCGACCATCCAGTTTGGCGATCAGGTCGATGTGGTATTCCAGTTGGAACCTGCCGCAGGGCAGCAACAGGCAACTCCCCCTAAAGCCCAATAA
- the srsR gene encoding LysR family transcriptional regulator SrsR has translation MDIFISKKMRNFILLAQTNNIVRAAEKIHMTASPFGKSISALEDQIGYTLFTRKDNSISLNKAGQELYQKLFPIYQRLSAIDNEIHHSARRSRNIVIGIDNTYPTIIFDQLISLGDKYDGVTAQAVEFSENGVIDNLFDRKLDFILSPQQVSARVQQLDNLTVTDLPPLRLGFLVSRRYEERQPQELLQELPWLQMRFQNRANFEAMLDAYMRPCGISPTIIYRPYSFMAKISAVERGQFLTVIPHFAWRLVNPAKLKYFDAPHSPMYMREFLYSLKNHRYTATMLQHIAEDRDGTAN, from the coding sequence ATGGATATCTTTATTTCAAAGAAGATGCGCAATTTCATTCTGTTAGCGCAAACCAATAATATTGTCAGAGCGGCGGAAAAAATACATATGACGGCCTCTCCCTTTGGCAAAAGCATTTCGGCGCTGGAGGACCAGATTGGTTACACGCTGTTTACCCGCAAAGATAACAGCATCAGCCTGAACAAAGCGGGGCAGGAGCTGTATCAAAAACTTTTTCCGATTTATCAGCGTTTATCCGCAATCGATAACGAAATTCACCACTCGGCCCGCCGCTCGCGCAATATTGTGATCGGAATCGACAATACCTATCCCACCATTATTTTCGATCAGCTGATAAGCCTCGGTGACAAGTATGACGGCGTGACCGCGCAGGCCGTTGAATTTAGCGAGAACGGGGTGATCGATAACTTGTTCGACAGAAAGCTCGACTTTATTCTTTCGCCGCAGCAGGTTTCAGCCCGCGTCCAGCAGCTGGACAATCTCACCGTGACAGACTTACCGCCGCTGCGTCTGGGGTTTCTGGTCTCCCGGCGTTATGAAGAGAGGCAACCGCAGGAGCTCTTACAGGAATTACCCTGGCTACAAATGCGCTTCCAGAACAGAGCCAATTTTGAAGCAATGCTGGATGCGTATATGCGCCCGTGTGGGATTAGCCCTACGATTATCTATCGGCCGTACAGTTTTATGGCGAAGATTAGCGCCGTAGAGCGCGGACAGTTTTTGACGGTAATACCGCATTTTGCCTGGCGTCTGGTGAATCCGGCAAAACTCAAGTATTTCGACGCGCCGCACAGCCCGATGTATATGCGTGAGTTTCTCTATTCCTTGAAGAACCATCGTTATACCGCCACGATGCTTCAGCATATTGCCGAAGATCGTGACGGTACCGCGAACTAA
- a CDS encoding energy-coupling factor transporter transmembrane component T translates to MHPFTSLTLWALAACSTLLLPTNTILPFYSGAAFLCLAGVKATRQRAKYVAWLMLSLGFGLWLVHGGWLSEWISGKPRDPQRWAQAITLWLRILAIVSTSQLWMQYVPVRQFIRALFASRLPPGVAYLFAGPLLVVEQLRQQLAIIHEAQRARGVPLDEGWYQRLRAMPALIVPLTHNALNDLAVRGAALDMRAFRLHRRRTTLWAPADSTFQRVARYSMVLFMLAEAGVWIWLR, encoded by the coding sequence ATGCACCCGTTCACCTCGTTAACCCTGTGGGCACTGGCGGCCTGCTCCACGTTGCTGCTGCCCACTAACACCATACTTCCTTTCTACAGCGGAGCCGCCTTTCTCTGTTTAGCGGGGGTGAAGGCCACACGTCAGCGGGCAAAATACGTTGCGTGGCTGATGCTTTCGCTGGGATTTGGCCTGTGGCTCGTGCACGGCGGCTGGCTTAGCGAGTGGATCAGCGGTAAGCCGCGCGATCCACAGCGCTGGGCGCAAGCCATCACGTTGTGGCTGCGGATTCTGGCGATTGTCTCCACGTCACAACTTTGGATGCAGTACGTGCCGGTTCGCCAGTTTATCCGCGCGCTGTTTGCGTCTCGTTTACCCCCTGGCGTCGCTTATCTGTTTGCGGGGCCGCTGCTGGTGGTAGAACAGCTCAGGCAACAACTGGCGATCATTCACGAAGCGCAGCGCGCACGCGGTGTGCCGCTGGATGAAGGCTGGTATCAGCGGCTTCGCGCCATGCCTGCGCTGATTGTTCCTCTGACACATAATGCCCTCAACGATCTGGCGGTACGCGGCGCAGCACTGGATATGCGGGCATTTCGATTACACCGACGCCGTACCACGCTATGGGCGCCAGCGGACAGTACGTTTCAGCGTGTGGCGCGCTACAGTATGGTGCTTTTCATGCTGGCGGAAGCGGGAGTCTGGATATGGTTACGCTAG
- a CDS encoding ABC transporter ATP-binding protein, translating into MVTLEQFCYHPTQTTRPVSKVNFHYAEPGMVAIFGDNGSGKSTLAQLMAGWYPDFLPGEIEGKGYLLGAPIGERTLVEQSQTIQLVQQSPYLQLSGCTFSVEEEVAFGPENLGLSEAEIMRRIDHALTLTACQTLRHRHPGTLSGGETQRVVIASALAMQPTLLILDEAFSRLTAHATQLLLERLQDWAKAQQALIILFERDPAPFLAYCQHTWQLHNGELSVRC; encoded by the coding sequence ATGGTTACGCTAGAACAGTTTTGCTATCACCCGACACAGACCACACGCCCTGTGTCTAAGGTTAATTTCCACTACGCTGAACCCGGCATGGTGGCGATTTTTGGTGATAACGGCAGCGGGAAAAGCACGCTGGCTCAACTGATGGCCGGCTGGTACCCCGATTTTCTGCCTGGCGAGATTGAGGGCAAAGGATACCTTCTGGGCGCGCCGATCGGCGAGCGCACTTTGGTAGAGCAGTCACAAACCATTCAGCTCGTCCAGCAGTCGCCTTACCTGCAGCTTTCCGGTTGTACCTTCAGCGTGGAAGAAGAAGTCGCATTTGGTCCGGAAAATCTCGGGCTCAGCGAGGCGGAAATCATGCGCCGTATTGACCATGCACTCACTCTGACAGCATGTCAGACGCTACGCCATCGCCATCCTGGAACGCTCTCCGGCGGGGAGACGCAACGCGTGGTGATTGCCAGTGCATTAGCGATGCAACCGACGCTCCTGATCCTTGATGAAGCCTTCAGTCGTTTAACCGCACACGCCACCCAGTTGCTGCTGGAGCGTTTGCAGGACTGGGCGAAGGCGCAACAGGCGCTGATTATACTTTTCGAGCGCGACCCCGCGCCTTTTCTCGCGTATTGCCAACACACCTGGCAGCTTCATAACGGAGAATTGTCTGTACGATGCTAA